One Tissierellales bacterium DNA segment encodes these proteins:
- the yidD gene encoding membrane protein insertion efficiency factor YidD, with protein sequence MKKIGIWLIRFYQKYISPLKGRSTCRFYPTCSAYAIEALEKYGFLKGSYLAIKRILRCTPMHPGGYDPLK encoded by the coding sequence ATGAAAAAAATAGGGATTTGGCTGATTAGGTTTTATCAAAAGTACATATCTCCTTTAAAAGGGCGGTCAACTTGTAGATTTTATCCTACTTGTTCGGCCTATGCTATTGAAGCTTTAGAAAAATACGGCTTTTTAAAGGGTAGTTACTTGGCAATCAAGCGTATCTTACGATGCACGCCGATGCATCCAGGTGGTTACGATCCCTTAAAATAA
- the dnaA gene encoding chromosomal replication initiator protein DnaA, translating into MNFDLNDIWTSALNLIREELTPMSFSTWIETIKPLSITENKLYLSTQDEFTKGILENRYAILVKNAIKQITGTSYEIIFSIPSSEDSGSTVSETVPEKTAKPVDDNVLGKTLNPKYTFEKFVIGNNNRFAHAASLAVAESPANAYNPLFIYGGVGLGKTHLMHAIGHYILKQNPSAKVVYLSSEKFTNELINSIRDDKNIEFRNRYRNVDVLLIDDIQFIAGKESTQEEFFHTFNALHEANKQIVLSSDRTPKEIPKLEDRLRSRFEGGLIADIQPANLETRVAILQKKANEDNLEIDDEVLQYIAHKIESNIRELEGALTRVIAYSTLTNRDINIDLANEALKDIISNAPKQINVALIKDIVGKQYNVKKEDFDSKKRTRNIAYPRQIAMYLTRELTDLSLPKIGEEFGGRDHTTVIHAYEKISSEIKEKADFKHQIDELIGKIKN; encoded by the coding sequence ATGAATTTCGATTTAAACGACATCTGGACCTCAGCTCTAAATCTTATTAGAGAAGAATTGACTCCAATGAGTTTTTCTACTTGGATTGAAACTATCAAACCGTTGTCAATCACCGAGAATAAACTTTATTTGAGTACACAAGATGAATTTACAAAGGGAATATTGGAAAATCGCTACGCTATTCTTGTAAAAAACGCCATAAAGCAAATTACAGGTACTTCGTATGAGATAATTTTTTCCATACCGTCTTCTGAAGATAGCGGTAGCACAGTTTCTGAGACTGTTCCTGAAAAAACTGCAAAACCCGTAGATGACAATGTTTTAGGAAAAACATTAAATCCTAAATACACATTTGAAAAGTTTGTCATCGGAAATAATAACCGTTTTGCTCATGCTGCGTCACTTGCCGTAGCCGAATCTCCAGCTAATGCCTATAATCCGCTTTTCATATATGGAGGCGTTGGACTTGGAAAAACTCACTTGATGCATGCTATTGGTCACTATATTTTAAAGCAAAATCCAAGTGCAAAAGTAGTTTATCTATCGAGCGAAAAATTTACAAATGAGTTGATAAACTCAATCAGAGATGATAAAAATATTGAATTTAGAAATAGATATAGAAATGTAGATGTACTATTAATAGATGATATTCAATTCATTGCAGGTAAAGAAAGTACTCAAGAAGAGTTTTTTCACACATTTAATGCTCTTCATGAAGCTAATAAGCAAATCGTACTATCTAGTGATAGAACTCCAAAGGAGATTCCAAAACTAGAAGATCGTCTAAGATCAAGATTCGAAGGTGGGCTTATAGCTGATATTCAACCTGCAAATCTCGAAACTAGAGTTGCTATACTACAAAAAAAGGCTAATGAAGATAATTTAGAAATAGACGATGAAGTTCTACAATATATAGCTCATAAAATCGAGTCAAATATTCGAGAATTAGAAGGTGCTCTGACTAGAGTCATAGCTTATTCAACTCTAACTAATAGAGATATTAATATTGATTTGGCTAATGAGGCTCTGAAAGATATAATTTCAAATGCACCAAAGCAAATAAATGTAGCTCTCATAAAAGATATTGTTGGAAAACAATACAATGTCAAAAAAGAAGATTTTGATTCTAAAAAAAGAACTAGAAATATAGCATATCCAAGACAAATTGCTATGTATCTTACTCGAGAACTTACAGACTTGTCTCTGCCAAAAATTGGAGAAGAGTTTGGAGGTAGGGATCATACTACAGTTATACATGCTTACGAAAAAATTAGCTCAGAAATAAAAGAAAAAGCTGATTTTAAACATCAAATAGATGAACTTATCGGAAAGATAAAGAATTAG
- the mnmE gene encoding tRNA uridine-5-carboxymethylaminomethyl(34) synthesis GTPase MnmE: protein MAEATIAAIATAPGEAGIGIIRLSGEKSIAIADSLFKNPAGKSLENGEDRKLYYGHIYDPKTDQMVDEILIVKMLGPRSYTTENVVEIHCHGGMIPVRRILQLTLEQGAILAEPGEFTKRAFLNGRLDLSQAEAVMDLISAKTEAVYDVSLNQLNGQISSAIKELRELLLRMIAHIQVSIDYPEDDIEEVTFGELKKEGLEVLDGIDSLLSSVDTGKILRDGLKTIILGKPNVGKSSLMNAVLRENRAIVTDIPGTTRDIIEEYVNIHGIPLKIVDTAGIRDTEDLVEKMGVDRAKDLVNSADLIIAVFDQSSSLTDEDYEILNLIKEKSSIVLLNKTDLPSVLDRAELEKSVNHDMVFEISALNKTGLDRLENTLKDMFFEGDLNVQNDTIITNVRHKEQLRNAKERIEEALQTIEMQMPVDCIEVDLKACWDHLGEISGETLKEDIIDRIFSEFCVGK, encoded by the coding sequence ATGGCAGAAGCAACAATTGCAGCCATAGCAACGGCACCAGGAGAAGCTGGAATAGGAATAATTCGATTGAGCGGAGAAAAATCTATAGCTATTGCAGATAGCTTATTTAAAAATCCAGCGGGAAAAAGCCTTGAAAATGGTGAAGATAGAAAACTATATTATGGACATATATATGATCCAAAAACAGATCAAATGGTAGATGAAATACTCATAGTTAAGATGTTAGGGCCGCGATCGTATACTACAGAAAATGTCGTAGAGATTCACTGTCATGGTGGCATGATTCCTGTTAGGAGAATACTTCAGCTGACACTAGAGCAGGGAGCTATTCTAGCAGAGCCAGGAGAATTCACCAAAAGAGCATTCTTAAATGGAAGACTAGATTTGAGTCAGGCTGAAGCTGTTATGGATTTGATTAGTGCAAAGACAGAGGCAGTATATGATGTATCGCTTAATCAACTAAATGGTCAGATATCATCAGCTATAAAGGAACTTAGAGAGTTACTTTTACGAATGATTGCTCATATACAAGTATCTATTGATTACCCAGAAGATGATATAGAAGAAGTAACTTTTGGAGAATTGAAAAAAGAAGGATTAGAAGTTTTAGATGGTATAGATAGCTTACTATCTTCAGTAGATACAGGTAAAATACTTAGAGATGGATTGAAAACGATAATACTTGGCAAACCAAACGTTGGTAAATCTTCTCTCATGAATGCCGTACTTAGAGAAAATAGAGCAATAGTAACAGATATACCTGGTACTACTAGAGATATAATAGAAGAATATGTAAATATACACGGTATACCTCTAAAGATAGTTGATACAGCTGGTATAAGAGATACAGAGGATTTAGTTGAAAAAATGGGAGTAGATAGAGCCAAAGATCTTGTGAATAGTGCTGATCTCATCATAGCAGTATTTGATCAATCTAGTTCATTGACAGATGAGGATTATGAGATATTAAACTTGATAAAAGAAAAATCATCCATAGTACTTCTAAACAAGACAGATTTACCAAGCGTACTCGATAGAGCCGAACTTGAAAAGAGTGTAAATCACGATATGGTATTTGAAATATCAGCTCTTAATAAGACGGGATTAGATAGACTTGAAAATACTTTAAAAGACATGTTCTTTGAAGGTGACTTGAATGTACAAAATGATACTATAATAACGAATGTAAGACATAAAGAGCAGCTTAGAAATGCAAAAGAGCGAATAGAAGAAGCACTTCAAACTATAGAAATGCAAATGCCGGTTGACTGCATAGAGGTAGATCTAAAAGCTTGTTGGGATCACTTAGGAGAGATCAGCGGTGAAACACTTAAAGAAGATATAATAGATCGTATATTTAGTGAATTCTGTGTAGGAAAGTAG
- a CDS encoding YidC/Oxa1 family membrane protein insertase: MTEFFANILAPLLEAIYGGIRAIMTADTGVLSAYALAVIVTTIIFKLLLLPLTIKQMNSMKEMNKIQPELKKIQERYKNDKEKLNMETMKLYQEHKVNPMGGCLPLLIQFPIIIGFYRMLQQPAQYLFNDSSFVFEEINKSFFWVKDIGFSANHVFESGAYAGMTNGIVIMGYAIPVLAVIAAALTFVQSKTMNTGAQASGQAAQTQKMMTYMMPLMILMIGISLPAGLALYWVMSSLVTIVQNYFIYKPVRKSKGEI, translated from the coding sequence ATGACAGAATTTTTTGCCAATATTTTGGCACCGTTGTTAGAGGCAATTTATGGTGGTATTCGCGCCATCATGACAGCAGATACAGGTGTTTTATCTGCCTATGCATTAGCTGTAATTGTGACAACTATAATATTTAAACTATTATTATTGCCACTGACAATTAAGCAGATGAACTCAATGAAAGAAATGAACAAGATTCAACCAGAGCTTAAGAAAATACAAGAGCGATACAAAAATGATAAAGAAAAGCTCAACATGGAAACTATGAAATTGTATCAAGAGCACAAAGTTAACCCTATGGGTGGATGTTTGCCACTATTAATCCAATTTCCTATAATCATTGGATTTTATAGAATGCTACAACAGCCAGCTCAATACCTTTTCAATGACAGCTCGTTTGTATTTGAAGAGATAAATAAAAGTTTCTTCTGGGTTAAAGACATTGGTTTCTCAGCAAATCATGTTTTTGAATCAGGAGCATATGCAGGGATGACAAATGGTATAGTAATAATGGGCTATGCTATTCCAGTTTTAGCGGTTATTGCAGCGGCACTTACATTTGTACAAAGTAAGACTATGAATACCGGAGCTCAGGCTAGTGGTCAAGCTGCTCAAACACAAAAAATGATGACGTATATGATGCCACTTATGATACTTATGATTGGAATTAGCTTACCAGCAGGTTTGGCACTTTATTGGGTAATGAGTAGTTTGGTAACTATAGTTCAAAACTATTTTATCTATAAACCAGTTAGAAAGTCCAAGGGGGAAATCTAG
- the rnpA gene encoding ribonuclease P protein component, with the protein MEKKYRLRSNRDYRPVYDQGKSKANRHLVIFYKENGLEYSRIGYTATKKLGKAVVRNRTRRLMKESFRHLASEVKPGYDIIILARASATQIDYKTMMSAVAHGLKITNLRKEVRKNEKNRDLAD; encoded by the coding sequence ATGGAAAAAAAGTATAGATTAAGATCAAATCGTGACTATCGTCCGGTATATGATCAAGGTAAATCAAAAGCAAATAGGCATTTGGTGATATTTTATAAAGAGAATGGTTTAGAGTACAGTAGAATTGGATATACAGCAACCAAAAAATTAGGAAAAGCTGTTGTAAGAAACCGTACTAGACGACTTATGAAAGAAAGTTTTCGTCATCTAGCATCTGAAGTGAAGCCAGGATATGATATCATCATTCTCGCAAGAGCAAGTGCTACTCAGATAGACTATAAAACTATGATGAGTGCCGTGGCCCACGGTCTTAAGATTACCAACTTGAGAAAAGAGGTCCGAAAAAATGAAAAAAATAGGGATTTGGCTGATTAG
- the rpmH gene encoding 50S ribosomal protein L34 has translation MKRTYQPKKRQRSKEHGFRKRMSSKAGRNILKKRRTKGRKKLTA, from the coding sequence ATGAAAAGAACGTATCAACCAAAGAAAAGACAGAGAAGTAAAGAGCATGGTTTCAGAAAAAGAATGTCAAGTAAAGCGGGACGTAACATTCTTAAGAAACGTAGAACTAAGGGCAGAAAGAAATTAACAGCATAG
- the mnmG gene encoding tRNA uridine-5-carboxymethylaminomethyl(34) synthesis enzyme MnmG, with product MDEKLYYEAGNYDVIVVGAGHAGIEAALAPARMGKKVLVLTISLDAVGLMACNPSIGGTAKGHLVREVDALGGEMGKAIDQVFIQSRMINTSKGPAVHSLRAQADKRQYHIYMKNVLENEPNLTLKQAEVVDLIAEDGSVKGVITRTGAKFYSKAVVLATGTFLGGKIFIGEVHYEAGPQDLMPAKYLTKAMNDKNITTRRFKTGTPARVHRDSIDFEAMEIQPGDEKIVPFSFLSGDLSKEQIPCYLTYTNKNTHEIIQANMHRSPLYTGVIESTGPRYCPSIEDKVVRFADKERHQIFIEPEGLDTKEMYIQGLSSSLPAEVQKRLYQSIRGLENAVIMRDAYAIEYDCIDPTDLKRSLEYKHLENLFCAGQLNGSSGYEEAAAQGIIAGINASLKIDGKESFIIDRSEGYIGVLVDDLTTKGTNEPYRMMTSRSEYRLTLRQDNADLRLTEKSYEAGLASQDRYDRLQQKKIGIKNEIERLSEIRVTPSAENKEKMAGIADSELKKTQPLLDLLKRPELNYESLACFDDERPELDADIIEQVQIKTKYDGYIKKQLKQIEQFKKMESKKLPENINFDDIKGLRIEARQKLDKIRPDSIGQASRISGVSPADVNVLLVYLEQQKRIRTNEEGSTIDDAQ from the coding sequence ATGGATGAGAAGTTATATTATGAAGCAGGCAATTATGATGTGATAGTAGTTGGTGCAGGACATGCTGGTATAGAAGCCGCTTTAGCTCCTGCAAGAATGGGAAAAAAAGTATTAGTACTTACTATATCTTTAGATGCAGTTGGACTGATGGCGTGTAACCCTTCTATAGGTGGAACAGCTAAGGGGCATTTAGTAAGAGAAGTTGATGCTCTTGGCGGAGAAATGGGAAAGGCTATAGATCAGGTTTTCATTCAAAGTAGAATGATAAATACTTCAAAAGGGCCAGCTGTACACTCTCTTAGAGCTCAAGCTGATAAGAGACAATATCATATTTATATGAAAAATGTACTTGAAAATGAGCCTAACCTGACTCTTAAACAGGCAGAAGTAGTTGACTTAATAGCAGAAGATGGCAGTGTAAAAGGCGTTATAACTAGAACTGGAGCTAAATTTTACTCAAAAGCAGTTGTACTAGCTACTGGAACATTTTTAGGTGGAAAGATATTTATAGGGGAAGTTCACTACGAAGCTGGTCCTCAAGATTTAATGCCAGCTAAGTATTTGACAAAAGCTATGAATGATAAAAATATCACTACTAGAAGATTTAAAACGGGAACTCCAGCTAGAGTTCACAGAGATAGCATAGATTTTGAAGCTATGGAAATACAACCAGGCGATGAAAAAATAGTGCCGTTTTCATTCTTAAGTGGCGATTTATCAAAGGAACAAATACCATGCTATTTGACATATACTAATAAAAACACACATGAAATAATTCAAGCAAATATGCATAGATCACCTCTTTATACAGGAGTGATCGAGAGTACTGGGCCTAGATATTGTCCGTCAATAGAAGATAAAGTAGTTAGATTTGCAGATAAAGAGAGACATCAAATATTTATAGAGCCAGAAGGACTTGATACTAAAGAGATGTATATTCAAGGACTTAGTTCATCTCTTCCGGCTGAAGTTCAAAAGAGATTGTATCAATCTATAAGAGGTCTTGAAAATGCCGTTATAATGAGAGATGCCTATGCTATAGAGTATGATTGTATAGATCCAACTGATTTGAAGAGAAGTCTCGAATACAAGCATTTAGAAAATTTATTCTGTGCAGGTCAATTAAACGGAAGTAGCGGATATGAGGAAGCAGCAGCTCAGGGTATCATAGCTGGAATAAATGCAAGTCTTAAAATAGATGGAAAAGAATCATTCATAATAGATAGATCAGAAGGTTATATAGGAGTTCTAGTCGATGATTTGACTACAAAGGGAACAAATGAACCTTATAGAATGATGACATCAAGATCAGAGTATAGACTTACTCTTAGACAGGACAATGCAGATCTTAGACTTACGGAAAAAAGTTATGAAGCTGGTCTTGCATCTCAAGATAGATATGATAGACTTCAGCAAAAAAAGATAGGAATAAAAAATGAAATAGAGCGCTTAAGTGAAATAAGAGTTACACCTAGTGCTGAAAATAAAGAAAAAATGGCAGGTATCGCAGATTCGGAGCTTAAAAAGACACAGCCATTATTAGATCTACTAAAAAGACCAGAACTTAATTATGAGAGTTTAGCTTGCTTTGATGATGAAAGACCAGAATTAGATGCAGACATAATTGAGCAGGTACAAATAAAGACGAAATACGATGGGTATATTAAAAAACAATTGAAACAAATAGAGCAATTCAAGAAAATGGAAAGTAAAAAATTACCAGAAAATATTAATTTTGATGACATTAAAGGACTTAGAATAGAGGCTAGACAAAAACTTGATAAGATAAGACCAGATTCTATAGGACAGGCATCTAGAATATCTGGAGTATCGCCAGCTGATGTAAACGTGCTATTGGTTTACCTAGAACAGCAAAAAAGAATTAGAACTAATGAAGAGGGGAGTACAATAGATGACGCTCAGTAA
- a CDS encoding protein jag codes for MKSIVKTGKTIEEAVEAALAELGATKEDVSIHVLEEPTKGFLGIIGNKEAKVQIDVDKSPEVLADKFLREVVGKMGIVAVPEMSREGEYLKIDLVGENKHDMGLIIGKRGATLDSIQYLTSIVVNAKREGYVKILLDTENYRERRKETLESLAQKMASKAKRTGRNIKLEPMNPYERRIIHSALQGHDAVTTHSIGEGEYRRVVIELK; via the coding sequence ATGAAGTCAATAGTCAAGACAGGAAAAACCATAGAAGAAGCAGTAGAAGCCGCTTTAGCAGAACTTGGGGCGACTAAGGAAGATGTAAGTATACACGTCTTAGAGGAACCAACAAAAGGTTTTTTAGGTATTATTGGCAACAAAGAAGCAAAGGTTCAAATTGACGTGGATAAGTCACCAGAAGTATTAGCAGACAAATTTCTTCGAGAAGTCGTTGGAAAGATGGGAATAGTAGCTGTTCCTGAGATGTCTCGTGAAGGTGAATATTTGAAAATTGATTTAGTTGGTGAAAATAAACATGACATGGGTCTTATAATAGGAAAGCGTGGGGCAACCCTTGACTCTATTCAGTACCTTACAAGTATAGTTGTAAATGCTAAAAGAGAAGGCTATGTCAAGATATTGTTAGATACAGAAAACTACAGAGAGCGCCGCAAAGAAACACTTGAGAGTCTTGCTCAAAAGATGGCATCTAAGGCGAAGCGAACTGGAAGAAATATCAAGTTAGAACCGATGAATCCTTATGAGAGAAGGATTATCCACTCAGCTCTACAAGGACATGACGCTGTGACTACCCATAGTATAGGCGAAGGGGAATATAGAAGAGTCGTTATAGAATTGAAATAA